One Polaribacter sp. SA4-12 genomic window carries:
- a CDS encoding ATP-dependent nuclease, translated as MKIKDIHISKFRSVENGKFHFNQITGIVGQNNSGKSALMRALNSFFNPDIEIHNFINGTNLYSPTRAVPRIIIDFESVPNKAIYNTFSNNGEICIKQEFNKQRNRLEYSVKNNGSFQIASEDFVKELFIDVQFVLIPTERGAKHKGQDEITILKRLLDNFFTNHTAKRDTLSPKVKDAFKYFKKNALSKVSKGIEDMYLAKKGFSLEIDSRFPLNYELFINDLAIKIVEEGQNFKLEECGSGIQSLVAISIYRYLAKLNHTNFIIGIEEPEINLHPQAQKELIFALLDETDNNDLQLIFTTHSTVLIDELDHTKIVLVRKEKDEKRSFKTTIHQLNSQFWSNYNLHTLQYDKFHKFRNSEFFFANHVIVTESPTDSEVFRNLLKLKDVIIERNGISVLELSGISSLKYAFYLLRDLKIPKTMIIDKDFFFDYQNGSKANSRYANGFFNYKNTFKTETLISEILNNQTKRTQIEGLLTSNHSRALDLTLEFDVLCMKYNMEMDLVASTTAKNLIFQKLNIPQADRNTNNLLTNFEGGLKKLELLLYVITNLPHQNLPNSYKRLIKRFKEITK; from the coding sequence ATGAAAATAAAGGACATTCACATATCAAAATTTCGGTCAGTAGAAAATGGAAAATTTCATTTTAATCAAATAACTGGAATTGTCGGACAAAATAATTCGGGAAAGTCTGCGTTAATGCGCGCACTTAATTCATTTTTTAACCCAGATATTGAAATTCACAATTTTATAAACGGAACTAACTTGTACTCACCTACAAGAGCAGTTCCCAGAATTATAATTGACTTTGAATCTGTACCAAATAAAGCAATTTATAATACTTTCTCTAACAATGGAGAAATATGTATTAAACAAGAATTTAATAAGCAACGAAATAGATTAGAATATTCAGTAAAAAACAATGGAAGTTTTCAAATAGCAAGTGAAGATTTTGTAAAAGAACTATTTATAGATGTCCAATTCGTTTTAATACCAACTGAAAGAGGAGCAAAACATAAAGGTCAAGATGAAATAACAATTCTTAAAAGACTTTTAGACAACTTTTTCACAAATCATACAGCCAAAAGAGATACATTAAGCCCTAAAGTTAAAGATGCTTTTAAGTATTTCAAAAAGAATGCTCTTAGTAAAGTCTCTAAAGGAATTGAAGATATGTATCTTGCTAAGAAAGGTTTTAGTTTAGAAATTGACAGTCGATTTCCTTTAAATTATGAACTTTTTATTAATGACCTTGCCATAAAAATAGTTGAAGAAGGACAAAACTTCAAACTTGAAGAATGTGGAAGTGGAATACAAAGTTTAGTTGCTATTTCAATTTATAGATATTTAGCCAAATTAAATCACACTAATTTTATAATTGGAATTGAAGAACCCGAAATAAATCTTCATCCTCAAGCACAAAAAGAATTAATTTTTGCACTTTTAGATGAAACAGATAATAATGATTTACAATTAATTTTCACAACTCACTCAACTGTATTAATAGATGAATTAGACCACACAAAAATTGTATTAGTAAGAAAGGAGAAAGATGAAAAAAGAAGTTTTAAAACTACAATACATCAATTAAATTCTCAGTTTTGGTCGAATTACAATTTACATACTTTACAATATGATAAATTTCACAAATTTAGAAATTCAGAATTCTTTTTTGCTAATCACGTAATTGTAACTGAAAGCCCTACTGATTCTGAAGTTTTCAGAAACCTTCTTAAATTAAAAGATGTTATCATTGAAAGAAACGGAATTTCTGTTCTTGAACTTAGTGGAATATCTTCTTTAAAATACGCTTTTTATCTTTTAAGAGATTTAAAGATTCCCAAAACAATGATAATTGACAAAGATTTTTTCTTTGACTATCAAAATGGAAGTAAAGCAAATAGTCGTTATGCAAATGGTTTTTTCAACTATAAAAATACATTTAAGACAGAGACATTAATTTCTGAGATTTTAAACAATCAAACTAAAAGAACACAGATTGAAGGTTTATTAACATCAAATCATAGTCGCGCACTTGATTTAACTTTGGAATTTGACGTACTATGTATGAAATATAATATGGAAATGGATTTAGTTGCTTCAACAACTGCCAAAAATCTAATTTTTCAAAAACTAAATATTCCACAAGCAGATAGAAATACAAATAACCTTTTAACAAACTTTGAAGGTGGCTTAAAGAAATTAGAATTGCTTTTGTATGTTATTACAAATTTACCACATCAAAATTTACCGAATTCATATAAGAGATTAATAAAGAGATTTAAGGAAATAACGAAATAA
- a CDS encoding HAD family hydrolase — translation MFKGVIFDLDGTLVNSLEDLTSAINVVLKQHSFPTHSVAACQSFIGHGLRDLVVKSLPKEYQNEEWVNRCFNEMMVEYRVNCTVKTKMYDGISDLLDELTARGLKLAVFSNKADELTKKVVKEVMPKWNFEVVAGLKIEALKKPNPTVALEISEKTAIAVEDFIFVGDTDVDMITAKSAGMHPIGVVWGYRTKEELTASGAKFILETPLDLIKAL, via the coding sequence ATGTTTAAAGGAGTAATTTTTGATTTAGATGGTACACTTGTAAATTCTTTAGAAGATTTAACAAGCGCAATAAATGTAGTATTAAAACAACATAGTTTTCCTACACATAGTGTTGCAGCTTGTCAGAGTTTTATAGGGCATGGACTTAGAGATCTTGTTGTTAAGTCTTTGCCTAAAGAGTATCAAAATGAAGAATGGGTGAATCGTTGTTTTAATGAAATGATGGTAGAATATCGTGTTAACTGTACCGTAAAAACCAAAATGTACGATGGTATTAGTGATTTATTAGATGAGTTAACGGCACGTGGATTAAAATTGGCAGTATTTTCTAATAAGGCAGATGAATTAACCAAGAAAGTAGTAAAAGAGGTAATGCCTAAATGGAATTTTGAAGTTGTTGCTGGTTTAAAAATAGAAGCGCTAAAAAAACCAAATCCTACAGTTGCATTAGAAATTAGTGAAAAGACAGCAATAGCTGTAGAAGACTTCATTTTTGTTGGTGATACAGATGTAGATATGATAACAGCTAAAAGTGCAGGTATGCATCCAATAGGAGTCGTTTGGGGTTACAGAACAAAAGAAGAGTTAACTGCTAGTGGCGCAAAATTCATTTTAGAAACTCCGTTAGATTTAATCAAAGCTTTATAA
- a CDS encoding DUF6624 domain-containing protein yields the protein MNRDKFVYVGSVNIIEVDCSKKRQILNEVYESDQRIRKSNKLIKYAKEDHKNQELVISIIEKCGMPTLKEVTQKHMTAIWLGLQHTTEKHRKKYFPQIEKAVKNGDLSKQQYALMKDRILMDEGEPQIYGSQIKNGKLYKLENPETVNERRKEMGMGTIEDYLKTHFNIEFNPN from the coding sequence ATGAATAGAGATAAATTTGTCTATGTAGGGTCAGTAAATATTATTGAAGTAGATTGTAGTAAAAAACGTCAAATTTTAAACGAAGTTTATGAAAGTGATCAAAGGATTAGAAAGTCAAATAAACTCATAAAATACGCTAAAGAAGATCACAAGAATCAAGAATTAGTAATTAGCATTATTGAAAAGTGTGGTATGCCAACATTAAAGGAAGTAACTCAAAAACATATGACTGCAATATGGTTAGGGCTACAACATACTACTGAAAAGCATAGAAAAAAGTATTTTCCTCAGATAGAGAAAGCTGTAAAAAATGGAGATTTATCTAAACAGCAATATGCATTGATGAAAGATAGAATCTTAATGGATGAAGGTGAACCTCAAATATATGGTTCACAGATAAAAAACGGTAAATTGTATAAGTTAGAAAATCCTGAAACTGTAAACGAAAGAAGAAAGGAAATGGGAATGGGAACAATAGAGGATTATTTAAAGACTCATTTCAACATTGAGTTTAATCCGAATTAA
- a CDS encoding 1-phosphofructokinase family hexose kinase, giving the protein MKVVTLTINPALDKSATVKEMIPFDKLECDDITYHPGGGGINISRVLHRLAIESHCVFPYGGKTGEHLKELLQEQHIEVYATPISIWTRENFAIFNTATGLQYRFGMPTDSFSESEMKQLEALVNEQVADGDIFVISGSLPKGLPVNYYSKIIKQLTAKGVKVIVDTSGPVFNEVLKNELFLIKPNQKELARLAGVESQTKEEQEAFALKMVADNIAQYVVVSLGKDGAFIAHKNGVDYVEAPVISVKSTIGAGDSMVAGLIYGIVKNETPKNMLRWGVACGVSATLSEGSDLAHKHNIDAVLKQL; this is encoded by the coding sequence ATGAAAGTAGTTACACTTACCATCAATCCTGCTTTAGACAAAAGCGCTACAGTAAAAGAAATGATACCTTTTGATAAGTTAGAATGCGATGATATTACGTATCATCCAGGAGGTGGGGGAATTAATATTTCGAGAGTTTTACACAGATTAGCAATAGAAAGTCATTGTGTGTTTCCTTATGGAGGTAAAACTGGTGAACATTTAAAAGAATTGTTACAAGAGCAACATATAGAAGTGTATGCAACACCAATTTCTATTTGGACACGAGAAAATTTTGCGATTTTTAATACAGCAACAGGTTTACAATACAGGTTTGGAATGCCAACAGATTCGTTTTCTGAAAGCGAAATGAAACAATTAGAAGCCTTGGTAAATGAGCAAGTTGCCGATGGAGATATTTTTGTAATTAGCGGAAGTTTGCCAAAAGGATTGCCTGTAAATTATTATTCTAAAATAATAAAACAATTAACTGCTAAAGGAGTAAAAGTAATTGTAGATACTTCTGGACCGGTGTTTAACGAAGTATTAAAAAACGAGTTGTTTTTAATAAAACCAAATCAAAAAGAATTGGCACGTTTAGCAGGCGTAGAAAGTCAAACAAAAGAAGAACAAGAAGCTTTTGCTTTAAAAATGGTTGCTGATAATATTGCACAATATGTAGTTGTTTCTTTAGGAAAAGATGGCGCATTTATAGCGCACAAAAACGGCGTAGATTATGTTGAAGCACCTGTAATTTCTGTAAAAAGTACCATTGGAGCAGGAGATAGTATGGTTGCAGGTTTAATTTACGGAATTGTAAAAAATGAAACTCCAAAAAATATGTTACGTTGGGGAGTTGCTTGTGGTGTTTCGGCTACTTTAAGCGAAGGATCAGATTTAGCACACAAGCACAATATAGATGCTGTTTTAAAACAATTGTAA